ATTAGAACAAGGAATTGAAAATTTTATTATAGGTTTGGGTGGTAGTGCAACAAACGATTGTGGTATTGGAATGCTAAGTGAACTTGGAATAAGATTTGTTGGTAAAAATGATGAAATTTGTCAACATGGAATAAGTGAACTTAAAAAAATAGAGAAAATTGACTATAGTTGTAAAAACAAAAAGTTAGAGAAAGCTAAATTTACAATAATAAGTGATGTTAATAGCCCTTTATATGGTCAAAAAGGTGCTACTTATGTGTATTCAAAACAAAAAGGATTAAAAGAAGAAGACTTTTTAGAAGTTGATGAAGTTGTGGAAAACTTCGCTAAATTAGTTTCAAAAGAGTTAGGAAAGGACTATTCATCTTATGAAGGAAGTGGAGCTGCAGGTGGATTAGGTTTTGCATTCTTGTCTTTTTTAACCTCTACTATTCAATCTGGTTCTGGTTTTATGATTAACTACTTAGATATAGAGAAAAAAATTCAAGAGGTTGATTTTTTAATAACTGGCGAAGGAAAATTAGATAGACAAAGTTATATGGGGAAAGCACCTATAGAATTGGCTAGAATTGCGAAAAAATATGATAAAAAAATAATTTTCTTGGCTGGTAGTATTATTGATAAAGAACTATTAAATCTAAGTGCTGAAGATAAAAAAATAGTAGATGTTTCATTTTCTATTCAAAGAGAATTCCTTCCTCTAGAAATTGCTATGAATAAGACTGTTGCCAAAAGTAATTTAGAAGAGACAATTGAGCAAATATTTAGAGTATTGGAGTTTTACAATGGATAAAAAAAATAATATTTTAATGGGAATATTTTGTATAATTGTTGCAGGATTTGGATTTTCTCTAATGGCACTATTTATAAAACTTGCTGGGAATCTACCTTCAATGCAAAAAGGTTTTTTTAGAAATATTATAGCTGTTGGAATTTCATCAATTCCATTAATAAAACATTGGAAGTCAATTAACTTTCCAAAAGGTAAATTATCATGGAGTGTATTGATATCGCGTAGTGTTTTTGGAACGATTGGACTCGTATTTAACTTTTATGCAATAACGCATATAAGTCTCGCAGACTCTACGATTATACAAAAATTATCACCATTCGTAATTTTA
This is a stretch of genomic DNA from Gemella haemolysans. It encodes these proteins:
- a CDS encoding glycerate kinase; this translates as MKVLVAVNEFKGSLSSYEVGRIISNKINKSFGDYEVEMEVVADGGDGFLNLFKNFEKKQFKTINAAQKECKVNYLMNLKTKEAVIEVAEVIGIKQLTEDQKDPYITSTAGLGKLISHLLEQGIENFIIGLGGSATNDCGIGMLSELGIRFVGKNDEICQHGISELKKIEKIDYSCKNKKLEKAKFTIISDVNSPLYGQKGATYVYSKQKGLKEEDFLEVDEVVENFAKLVSKELGKDYSSYEGSGAAGGLGFAFLSFLTSTIQSGSGFMINYLDIEKKIQEVDFLITGEGKLDRQSYMGKAPIELARIAKKYDKKIIFLAGSIIDKELLNLSAEDKKIVDVSFSIQREFLPLEIAMNKTVAKSNLEETIEQIFRVLEFYNG